In Nomascus leucogenys isolate Asia chromosome 8, Asia_NLE_v1, whole genome shotgun sequence, a single genomic region encodes these proteins:
- the NQO2 gene encoding ribosyldihydronicotinamide dehydrogenase [quinone] isoform X1 yields MAGKKVLIVYAHEEPRSFNGSLKNVAVDELSRQGCTVTVSDLYAMNFEPRATRKDITGALSNPEVFNYGVETYEAYKQRSLAGDITDEQKKVREADLVIFQFPLYWFSVPAILKGWMDRVLCQGFAFDIPGFYDSGLLQGKLALLSVTTGGTAEMHTKTGVNGDFRYFLWPLQHGTLHFCGFKVLAPQISFAPEIASEEERKGMVAAWSQRLKTIWKEEPIPCTAHWHFGQ; encoded by the exons ATGGCAG GTAAGAAAGTACTCATTGTCTATGCACACGAGGAACCCAGGTCTTTCAACGGATCCTTGAAGAATGTGGCTGTAGATGAACTGAGCAGGCAGGGCTGCACCGTCACGGTGTCTGATTTGTACGCCATGAACTTTGAGCCGAGGGCCACAAGGAAGGATATCACTG GTGCTCTTTCTAATCCTGAGGTCTTCAATTATGGAGTGGAAACCTACGAAGCCTACAAGCAAAGGTCTCTGGCTGGTGACATCACTGATGAGCAGAAAAAGGTTCGGGAGGCTGACCTAGTGATATTTCag TTCCCGCTGTACTGGTTCAGCGTGCCGGCCATCCTGAAGGGCTGGATGGATAGGGTGCTGTGCCAGGGCTTTGCCTTTGACATCCCAGGATTCTACGATTCCGGTTTGCTCCAG GGTAAACTAGCGCTCCTTTCCGTAACCACGGGAGGCACGGCCGAGATGCACACGAAGACAGGAGTCAATGGAGATTTTCGATACTTCCTGTGGCCACTCCAG CATGGCACATTACACTTCTGTGGATTTAAAGTCCTTGCCCCTCAGATCAGCTTTGCTCCTGAAATTGCATccgaagaagaaagaaaggggatgGTGGCTGCGTGGTCCCAGAGGCTGAAGACCATCTGGAAGGAAGAACCCATCCCCTGCACGGCCCACTGGCACTTCGGGCAATAA
- the NQO2 gene encoding ribosyldihydronicotinamide dehydrogenase [quinone] isoform X2, which produces MAGKKVLIVYAHEEPRSFNGSLKNVAVDELSRQGCTVTVSDLYAMNFEPRATRKDITGALSNPEVFNYGVETYEAYKQRSLAGDITDEQKKVREADLVIFQGKLALLSVTTGGTAEMHTKTGVNGDFRYFLWPLQHGTLHFCGFKVLAPQISFAPEIASEEERKGMVAAWSQRLKTIWKEEPIPCTAHWHFGQ; this is translated from the exons ATGGCAG GTAAGAAAGTACTCATTGTCTATGCACACGAGGAACCCAGGTCTTTCAACGGATCCTTGAAGAATGTGGCTGTAGATGAACTGAGCAGGCAGGGCTGCACCGTCACGGTGTCTGATTTGTACGCCATGAACTTTGAGCCGAGGGCCACAAGGAAGGATATCACTG GTGCTCTTTCTAATCCTGAGGTCTTCAATTATGGAGTGGAAACCTACGAAGCCTACAAGCAAAGGTCTCTGGCTGGTGACATCACTGATGAGCAGAAAAAGGTTCGGGAGGCTGACCTAGTGATATTTCag GGTAAACTAGCGCTCCTTTCCGTAACCACGGGAGGCACGGCCGAGATGCACACGAAGACAGGAGTCAATGGAGATTTTCGATACTTCCTGTGGCCACTCCAG CATGGCACATTACACTTCTGTGGATTTAAAGTCCTTGCCCCTCAGATCAGCTTTGCTCCTGAAATTGCATccgaagaagaaagaaaggggatgGTGGCTGCGTGGTCCCAGAGGCTGAAGACCATCTGGAAGGAAGAACCCATCCCCTGCACGGCCCACTGGCACTTCGGGCAATAA